Sequence from the Planctomycetota bacterium genome:
GCCGGCCGAGGGTGTCGAGCTTGACGTGCCGCCGTTGACGTTCGTCGATGATGTCGTCGAGCCGGGCGAGTTGGTGGTGAGCGTGAGCCGGATGGGCAAGCCGGCGATGTACCAGCCATACGTGCAGGTGAGCCGGGTGATGGCGAACGTGCGCGGTCCGGTGCCGCAGACACTGGTGAGTTCGTCGGGCCTTGGCATGATCGGCTCGCCGGTGTTCAACACCGACGGGGTCGCGGTCGGCTTCGTCAACTCGTCCGACGATCACGCCCCGTTCATGGACATTGGCAACGGCGAAGCAATGCGTTCGGCGTTCCAGGATGCGCCGCGCCAGTTCCACCCGGCCGGCGATTTCCTGCCCGCCCTCGAAAATCCACCCACGCCCGAGAGTCCGATCCGCATGTCCAACCTCGGCGTCGCCGCACTCAGCGGCCTGCTCGACAAGGAAATCGCCAAGTTCTACGACCTCGAAGGCACGCCGACCGTGGTCATCGGCGACGTGATCGACGGCTTCCCCGCCGCCGAAGCGGGCGTGCAGAGCGGCGACATGGTGATCGCCGTCGACGGCGCGAAGATCCCGCAAGGCGATACGCCCGAGGAAGCACCCGAGATTTTCCAACGCTCACTCATGCGTCGCTCGGTTGGCGAAGAGGTGACGCTCACCGTCATCCGCGACACGCCCGATGGCGTGGAACGCCTCGACGTCCCGGTCACCCTCGGCGAGCGTCCGCAACAGGAAAACGCCGTCGAGCGAGAGTACTTCGAAGACCTCGGCTTCACTGTCCGCGAGGTCGTGTTCGCCGACTTGTACAATCTCAAGGCCGACCCCGACACCACCGGCGTCGTTGTCTCGTTCATCCGCCCGCAGTCGGCTGCCCAGACCGGAACCCTCGGGTTCAACGACCTGATTACCGACATCAACCAGCTTCCGGTCGAGTCGATCGAGCAGTTCACTCAGGTATACAAAGCACTGCGTGAGGAGACGCCCGAAGAGGACATCGTTCTGACGGTGCGGCGCGGAGTCGATACGGAGATCGTCCGTATCGAGCCGCCGCGCGAGTAAGTGGCGGAATGATGGGGTAAATGCAGAAGTGCCGAGGAATGAGTTTCGTCATCTCATCTCTCGGCACTTCTGTATTTATCTCTCACCGACGCTCAGGCTGGGCAGCCACGTCGCCCAGATCACAAGCACGATCGCGGCGATGAGCAACACTTCGGCGATGATGCGCAGGGTGAGTTTCATCAGCCCTGAGCATATCCGCATTGTGTAGCGGTGGCGACGGAGACGCCCGTGGGCGTTGCGTTCACGTTACCTTCGGCCCGCGGCGCTTGAGCATCGTCTCGTAGCAGAAAGCGAAGAACGCCGGCCACCACAGCAGGTCGTTGGTGAGAATCGTCGCCCCGAGCCACTTCGGTAGTGCCTCGAGATAGAACGCGCCGTACACGAACCCGATCGGGCCGAAGATTTTGCCGAGCGTCGCGATCAGGATGAACGGCGCGTAGCGCTCCGGATCCCGTGCGGCAGACCAGTAGCCTAGCGCGAAGACTAGCACGAACATCCCGATGCACTGCCAGAACAGGTTCGTCACCGGCGTCGTCTCGATCGTTGCCAACTCCAGCGTCCACCCCGGCGCCAAGATGACCACCACGCCCCAAATCATGTTGTAAATCGCCGCGGCGTAGAAGAACCAGCGGTAAACGGTGCGACGCGGCTCGGGGATGCGCGGCGTGACAGGGGGATCGATCAGACGCATGGCAAAGCGTAGGTGCAGCCCCGGTATCTCACTTTCAGGAACCGCGTCGCCGTTACATCCGCTCGGGATGTTCGATGCCGAGCAGGCCCAGACCCGTCGCCAGCGTTTGCCCCATCGCGTGGCAGAGCGAGAGACGATGCGTTTGTTCGTCGCTGCCGAGGACGGGGTTGTTCTCGAAGAAGCCGCTGAACATGCATGCGAGTTCGTAGAGGTAGGTGCAAAGGTGGTGCGGCTTGAGCTCGCGGGCGACGAGTTCGACGACTTCGGGGAAGCGCAGGATGTGCTTGGCCAGTGGCAGTTCGTGGTTGGGTTCGAGTTCGTGCAGCTGCGGCGTAAACGTTTCGAAGTCGACGCCGCCCTTGCGGAAGATGCCGCGGCATCGGCAGTAGGCGTACTGCAGGTACGGCGCGGTATTGCCGTTGAGGCTGAGCATCGCGTCCCAGTCGAAGACGTAATCGCTGGTCCGATCGCGGGCCATGTCGAAGTATTTCACCGCACCGATACCGACCGCCTCGGCGATGGCGACGCGTTCCTCGGAAGGGAGCTTTGAGGACTTATCGTCGACCAGTTCCTTGGCCCGGCGGACGGCTTCCTCGAGCACGTCGCCGAGCTTGACGTTGTCGCCGCTGCGGGTTTTGAGCGGCTTGTTGTCGTCGCCCATGATCGTGCCATACGCGGCATGTTCGAGCGACACGCCGTCCGGGATCCAGCCGGCCGCTTTGACCGTCGCGAACACCTGCGCGAAGTGCTGGCTCTGCCGGTAGTCGACGAAGTACAGGATGCGGTCGGCTTTGAGCTGCTTGGCCCGGTACTCCGCCGCGGCGAGGTCGGTGGTGCCGTACCCGAAGCCCCCGCCGGACTTTTCGACCATGAGCGGGGCTTTGTACCCGCCCTGGAAACTGACGGTCGCGCCGTCGGATTTTTCGACGACGCCCGCTTCAAGCAGTTCGTCGACCATCGGCCGTAGCCACTCGTTGTAGAACGACTCGCCGCGTTCGTGGTCGACGGTCAACTCGACGCCGAGCCGCTTGTAAACGGCCAGATAGTGCTTGCGGGTCTCGTCGACGAGTCGTTGCCAGGCGGCCCGCTCGGGTTGGTCTCCACGTTGCAGCGCGACGACCGCGGCGCGGGCGGTGTCGGCAAAGGCGGGATCTTCGTCGAATCGTTGCTTGGAATCCCGGTAGAACTGATCAAGGTCGCCGATGCCCGCCTCGGCGTCGGCTTCGACCTCCCGCAGGTGGGCGATGAGCATGCCGAAGGGCGTACCCCAGTCGCCGACGTGGTTCTGGCGAATCACGTTGTGGCCCAGCGCGCGCATGATCCTGGCGATCGCATCGCCAAGGATCGTGCCGCGGAGGTGACCGATGTGCATCTGCTTTGCGATGTTCGGCGACGAGTATTCGACGACGACGGTCTGCTTCGGCCCCGCCGGCGCTACCTCGCCGGCGTGGTTCAACTGTCCGGCGATCCATACCGGGGAGAGCGTGACGTTGATGAACCCCGGCCCGGCGATTTCGAGCTTCTCGACCATCGCACAGGCCGCGAACTTATCCACGATGTCTTGGGCGATGTCGCGCGGCTTACGTCCGAGTTTCTTGGCCAGGCCCATCGCGGCGTTGCACTGATAATCGCCGAACTTCGGGTTGGCCGACGGGGCGACCGCGGCGTTGATCTCGCAACGGTCAAAGCCCGATACCTCGGCACAAACTTGGGCAATCGCGTCGGTGAAGGCGGTTTCGAGGGTGTGAAGCAGGCTGGACATTTGAAAGGTCGG
This genomic interval carries:
- a CDS encoding PDZ domain-containing protein — protein: MKNPTIASAAALVCLATFGCAPENQVNVNVTKEAEVVSVAPAATMDARSIASIQDRAIASMVIVEFTFDFERGREKLRGLGTVIDDQGTTMVSLELLSPFFPNEQIVDFKYIMVDRATGIETELDAVFSGRDERYGVAFVRPAEGVELDVPPLTFVDDVVEPGELVVSVSRMGKPAMYQPYVQVSRVMANVRGPVPQTLVSSSGLGMIGSPVFNTDGVAVGFVNSSDDHAPFMDIGNGEAMRSAFQDAPRQFHPAGDFLPALENPPTPESPIRMSNLGVAALSGLLDKEIAKFYDLEGTPTVVIGDVIDGFPAAEAGVQSGDMVIAVDGAKIPQGDTPEEAPEIFQRSLMRRSVGEEVTLTVIRDTPDGVERLDVPVTLGERPQQENAVEREYFEDLGFTVREVVFADLYNLKADPDTTGVVVSFIRPQSAAQTGTLGFNDLITDINQLPVESIEQFTQVYKALREETPEEDIVLTVRRGVDTEIVRIEPPRE
- a CDS encoding alkyl hydroperoxide reductase; this encodes MRLIDPPVTPRIPEPRRTVYRWFFYAAAIYNMIWGVVVILAPGWTLELATIETTPVTNLFWQCIGMFVLVFALGYWSAARDPERYAPFILIATLGKIFGPIGFVYGAFYLEALPKWLGATILTNDLLWWPAFFAFCYETMLKRRGPKVT
- the argS gene encoding arginine--tRNA ligase, which codes for MSSLLHTLETAFTDAIAQVCAEVSGFDRCEINAAVAPSANPKFGDYQCNAAMGLAKKLGRKPRDIAQDIVDKFAACAMVEKLEIAGPGFINVTLSPVWIAGQLNHAGEVAPAGPKQTVVVEYSSPNIAKQMHIGHLRGTILGDAIARIMRALGHNVIRQNHVGDWGTPFGMLIAHLREVEADAEAGIGDLDQFYRDSKQRFDEDPAFADTARAAVVALQRGDQPERAAWQRLVDETRKHYLAVYKRLGVELTVDHERGESFYNEWLRPMVDELLEAGVVEKSDGATVSFQGGYKAPLMVEKSGGGFGYGTTDLAAAEYRAKQLKADRILYFVDYRQSQHFAQVFATVKAAGWIPDGVSLEHAAYGTIMGDDNKPLKTRSGDNVKLGDVLEEAVRRAKELVDDKSSKLPSEERVAIAEAVGIGAVKYFDMARDRTSDYVFDWDAMLSLNGNTAPYLQYAYCRCRGIFRKGGVDFETFTPQLHELEPNHELPLAKHILRFPEVVELVARELKPHHLCTYLYELACMFSGFFENNPVLGSDEQTHRLSLCHAMGQTLATGLGLLGIEHPERM